A region of Bacillus rossius redtenbacheri isolate Brsri chromosome 2, Brsri_v3, whole genome shotgun sequence DNA encodes the following proteins:
- the LOC134528786 gene encoding uncharacterized protein LOC134528786 isoform X2: MRLWIPALLLLSGAWRGSAAEPSDSLRSALDAVARRQRHLAGGDEGLLRAYRYLGATNNYVPEGVGQPEDIGYGFQKSGINSGGIFNLPSHLTEPMEPDRNIDNFDRVMLGTVENVELGYPKNSPFRELEKKSFFREQQDNEDHDPRHLSDSVVRKLNHHQAEQIVDPDENGEYLRFLQSMWGKYRQKNQVIEDGDDMTEEEVARILKYVRQHGSSRLEEDDSMKPTASDHFARQNNHGIVNEFLNGPRDIKGWSGNRHYRKRFEENDGDNGETQRNIFNYWKYGPPTFSREYIGVFGGERDSDSPDGRGEDDAGLSSKYKALGREQWLPLEKEEGFPQYSPQSDRPMKRMNRNRELTNSPYAFLQPAYGYSTNRKRFPVTKRSPRLYASPPLLHHEKRMGVDIYDAYKKYSDHENATTTDPKVVKELNQIFSADENPKNVQNYETTYEDVLETKKVDKEQKLITATTINSASNDKSKHSKESHKSNNENRTEDHSVVSQQDDGPIEIKKKSIDWSDYFGIDRRRKKLQPQHVQHVPDYAEIPYKWWKTIYEKMIANLGFEGKENSKTLNQYSYPLKRNQLFTQPFDTRKFETGDFASDLHKTSFSKKSEKNDEDSTEPLKIDKMDKKIKYIEDLILNQAVKYTGAHEDAADSKEIQNIKSNVMSQLAAAYSLEKIRKALSEFKSILAAQKDLKSYPENDINMDLEEEKNNLMVMKKGNVAEKESDKTEKNLKVDEENIENSVIQLLDQPLSLSQLSEGYMGGRNSEPTAWGVTGTV, translated from the coding sequence GTGTTGGGCAGCCAGAAGACATTGGCTATGGCTTCCAAAAGTCTGGTATCAACAGCGGGGGAATTTTCAACTTGCCATCACACTTAACTGAGCCTATGGAACCCGACAGAAACATCGATAACTTTGATAGAGTGATGTTGGGCACTGTGGAAAATGTCGAGCTAGGTTATCCCAAAAATTCACCCTTTAGAGAGCTAGAGAAGAAGTCATTTTTTAGAGAACAACAAGATAATGAAGACCATGACCCGAGGCATCTCAGTGATTCTGTTGTAAGAAAACTGAATCATCACCAAGCGGAGCAAATTGTGGACCCAGACGAGAATGGCGAATATCTTAGGTTTCTGCAGTCAATGTGGGGCAAATATAGACAAAAAAATCAGGTCATTGAAGATGGCGACGACATGACTGAAGAAGAAGTAGCTCGCATACTGAAATATGTGAGGCAGCATGGTAGTTCAAGACTGGAAGAGGATGACAGTATGAAACCAACGGCATCGGATCACTTTGCTCGACAAAATAATCATGGTATTGTGAACGAGTTTCTCAATGGTCCGAGAGATATTAAAGGGTGGAGTGGTAATAGGCACTATAGAAAACGTTTTGAAGAAAACGATGGTGATAATGGCGAAAcgcaaagaaatatatttaattattggaaatatgGGCCACCCACTTTCAGCCGGGAGTATATCGGTGTTTTTGGTGGTGAAAGAGATAGTGATTCCCCTGATGGTCGGGGTGAAGATGATGCTGGACTAAGTTCCAAATATAAGGCCCTTGGCCGTGAGCAGTGGCTCCCCTTAGAGAAAGAAGAAGGGTTCCCACAGTACAGTCCTCAATCCGACAGGCCTATGAAACGTATGAACAGAAACCGTGAGTTAACTAATTCACCATATGCTTTCTTGCAACCAGCTTACGGATATTCAACCAATCGGAAACGATTCCCAGTTACGAAACGAAGCCCAAGACTCTATGCTTCACCCCCACTACTACACCACGAAAAACGTATGGGTGTTGACATTTATGATGCTTACAAGAAATACAGCGACCATGAAAATGCAACAACAACAGATCCTAAAGTGGTAAAAGAACTTAATCAAATTTTTTCAGCAGATGAAAATCCAAAAAATGTACAGAACTATGAAACAACATATGAAGATGTGTTAGAAACCAAAAAAGTGGACAAGGAACAAAAACTCATCACAGCGACAACAATCAACAGTGCATCTAACGATAAAAGTAAGCACTCTAAAGAAAGTCATAAATCGAATAACGAAAACCGCACAGAAGATCACTCTGTGGTTTCACAGCAAGATGATGGACCCATAGAGATTAAAAAGAAGTCTATTGACTGGTCAGATTACTTCGGCATCGACAGAAGGCGCAAAAAGCTTCAGCCCCAACATGTCCAACATGTTCCAGATTATGCTGAAATTCCTTATAAATGGTGGAAAACAATCTACGAAAAAATGATTGCTAATCTTGGTTTTGAAGGAAAAGAAAATAGCAAAACACTCAACCAGTATAGCTACCCACTCAAGAGAAATCAACTGTTTACACAACCTTTTGACACAAGGAAATTCGAAACGGGTGATTTTGCAAGTGATTTACACAAAACCTCATTTTCAAAGAAGAGCGAAAAAAATGATGAAGATAGCACCGAGCcattaaaaattgataaaatggACAAGAAAATAAAGTACATTGAAGATCTAATACTAAACCAGGCCGTAAAATACACCGGTGCTCATGAAGATGCTGCCGATTCCAaggaaattcaaaatataaaatccaaTGTAATGTCGCAGTTGGCAGCAGCATACAGCCTTGAAAAAATAAGGAAAGCACTGTCAGAATTTAAGTCTATTCTAGCTGCCCAGAAAGACTTAAAAAGTTACCCGGAAAATGACATAAACATGGATTTGGAAGAAGAAAAGAATAACCTCATGGTAATGAAGAAGGGCAACGTTGCTGAAAAAGAAAGTGACAAAACCGAAAAGAACTTGAAGGTTGACgaagaaaatattgaaaattcgGTAATCCAGCTTCTAGACCAACCATTATCATTATCTCAGTTGTCAGAAGGATACATGGGCGGGAGAAATTCAG